A genome region from Paracoccus stylophorae includes the following:
- a CDS encoding TRAP transporter small permease: MKPLRRYSPEGIVASVLFIVLIVVLMIQILGRTALFTGPVWTEETARWLWVWMAMIGIAEVERTDTQLRMGFLVEGLRRKLRVAIFTVIDAIYLAIVLHLVWIGWKTVQRTWSNEAVTLPVSDALLYASGLVAMILIAHRVIRRILGVGHRHDPEKVETAL; encoded by the coding sequence GTGAAACCGCTTCGCAGATACAGCCCCGAAGGGATCGTCGCGTCGGTCCTGTTCATCGTCCTGATCGTCGTGCTGATGATCCAGATCCTTGGCCGCACGGCGCTGTTCACCGGGCCGGTCTGGACCGAGGAAACCGCGCGCTGGCTGTGGGTATGGATGGCGATGATCGGCATTGCCGAGGTCGAACGCACCGACACCCAGCTTCGCATGGGTTTCCTGGTCGAGGGGCTGCGGCGCAAGCTGCGGGTGGCGATCTTCACCGTCATCGACGCGATCTACCTGGCGATCGTGCTGCATCTGGTCTGGATCGGCTGGAAGACCGTCCAGCGCACCTGGTCGAACGAGGCCGTCACCCTGCCGGTCAGCGATGCGCTGCTTTACGCCTCGGGGCTGGTCGCGATGATCCTGATCGCCCACCGGGTGATCCGGCGGATCCTGGGCGTGGGTCACCGCCATGACCCCGAGAAAGTGGAGACCGCGCTGTGA
- a CDS encoding sialic acid TRAP transporter substrate-binding protein SiaP, whose translation MLTKFLMAGAAVIALSAAADARELTLGLQDNEATPVYKGAAEFARSLEEISGGELTVTLFPSATLGDFKAMVQQAQAGELDMVITGYPDMSYTIPELKLIGAPYVISDYDQLKRVVDGPWGQEMAGKFEEQGIHVLDVWYYGTRQTTANKPINSIEDMQGLRLRTPNVPFLIAYAEAVGATPAPVAFPEVYLALQTNQVDAQENPLTTIDAQKFYEVQSSVALTNHFVASSAVLIGKDTWDGFSDQEKEWINTAIEAGGKLNDDLLQTGEEELLKVFEERGLTITRPDLEPFREAMQGYYDTLEEEFGEGSIANVTAE comes from the coding sequence ATGCTGACGAAATTCCTGATGGCCGGCGCGGCCGTGATCGCGCTGAGCGCGGCGGCCGATGCCCGCGAACTGACCCTGGGTCTGCAGGACAACGAGGCGACGCCGGTCTACAAGGGCGCGGCCGAATTCGCCCGCTCGCTTGAGGAAATCTCGGGCGGCGAACTGACCGTGACGCTGTTCCCCTCGGCCACGCTTGGCGATTTCAAGGCCATGGTGCAGCAGGCACAGGCGGGCGAACTGGACATGGTCATCACCGGCTATCCCGACATGTCCTATACCATTCCCGAACTGAAGCTGATCGGCGCCCCCTATGTCATCAGCGACTACGACCAGCTGAAACGGGTCGTGGACGGTCCCTGGGGTCAGGAGATGGCCGGCAAGTTCGAGGAACAGGGCATTCACGTGCTGGACGTGTGGTATTACGGCACCCGCCAGACCACCGCGAACAAGCCGATCAACTCGATCGAGGACATGCAGGGCCTGCGCCTGCGCACGCCCAACGTGCCGTTCCTGATCGCCTATGCCGAAGCCGTGGGCGCGACCCCGGCCCCGGTCGCCTTCCCCGAGGTGTATCTGGCGCTGCAGACCAATCAGGTCGACGCGCAGGAAAACCCGCTGACCACCATCGACGCGCAGAAATTCTACGAGGTGCAAAGCTCGGTCGCGCTGACCAACCATTTCGTGGCCTCGTCGGCGGTGCTGATCGGCAAGGACACCTGGGACGGATTTTCGGATCAGGAAAAGGAATGGATCAACACCGCCATCGAGGCGGGCGGCAAGCTGAACGACGATCTGCTGCAAACCGGCGAGGAAGAACTGCTGAAGGTGTTCGAGGAACGCGGCCTGACGATCACCCGCCCCGATCTCGAGCCGTTCCGCGAGGCGATGCAGGGCTATTACGACACGCTGGAAGAGGAATTCGGTGAAGGCTCGATCGCCAACGTGACGGCGGAATGA
- a CDS encoding FCD domain-containing protein, which translates to MSDLIANRLIASIRSGELPQGQPLPPERELCERFDASRPTVREALAQMQMRGFLDSGGGRRPRASRPSLQAILHSAAGNIRDLMGDAEGGAHLEQMRQFIETGAAREAAMRGDRIQIARLQDALALNETAIGTSDFADTDIAFHRALVSIVGNPVILTLHDMFVSDLLAQRPPVKDPVRHDRMAHDEHRAIYEAVLNGDVLTATDVMDHHLARSYRARLSAARQDAPSKTE; encoded by the coding sequence ATGTCCGACCTGATCGCCAACCGGCTGATCGCCAGCATCCGCAGCGGCGAGTTGCCGCAGGGCCAGCCGCTGCCGCCCGAACGTGAGCTGTGCGAACGCTTCGATGCCTCGCGCCCGACGGTGCGAGAGGCGCTGGCGCAGATGCAGATGCGGGGCTTTCTGGATTCCGGCGGCGGCCGCAGACCCCGCGCCAGCCGCCCGTCCCTTCAGGCGATCCTGCACTCCGCCGCCGGCAATATCCGCGATTTGATGGGCGATGCCGAGGGGGGCGCGCATCTGGAACAGATGCGCCAGTTCATCGAAACGGGCGCGGCGCGCGAGGCCGCGATGCGCGGCGACCGCATCCAGATCGCGCGGCTTCAGGATGCGCTGGCGCTGAACGAAACCGCCATCGGCACCTCGGATTTCGCCGATACCGACATCGCCTTTCACCGCGCGCTGGTCTCGATCGTGGGCAATCCGGTGATCCTGACGCTGCACGACATGTTCGTGTCCGACCTGCTGGCCCAACGCCCGCCCGTCAAGGACCCCGTCCGGCACGACCGCATGGCCCATGACGAACATCGCGCCATCTATGAGGCGGTTCTGAACGGCGACGTTCTGACCGCCACCGATGTGATGGATCACCATCTGGCGCGGTCCTATCGCGCGCGGCTGTCCGCAGCGCGGCAGGACGCGCCATCGAAAACCGAATGA
- a CDS encoding dihydrodipicolinate synthase family protein: MSKILAGMHAALMTGLDDEGGFSPDRQRALDDYVLRQGLAGLYVGGSSGESGLLGTDELLAQQEVVANDAKGTTLIAHVGAPSLRDSIRLARNAAKLGYHGLSALPPHSYPFTDAEILAYYRDLQAATDLPLIVYEVPVRTGRPIGFEVLVEVLGLPNVAGIKFTSNDMFKLSMLRRARPDSTMFFGFDEIYLSGAVLGADGGIGTTYNLLGKLYVALDRAIRAGDLAQAQRLQTVSARFVEALLPIGVLPGMKAGFRAIGIEIGATRAPMAARTDDGDARMAEIMARPEFAEWVA, from the coding sequence ATGAGCAAGATTCTTGCCGGCATGCATGCCGCGCTGATGACGGGTCTGGACGATGAGGGCGGCTTCAGCCCGGACCGTCAGCGCGCGCTGGACGACTACGTCCTGCGGCAGGGGCTGGCGGGTCTTTACGTCGGCGGCAGCAGCGGGGAATCGGGTCTTCTGGGCACCGACGAATTGCTGGCCCAGCAAGAGGTCGTGGCCAATGACGCGAAGGGCACGACGCTGATCGCCCATGTCGGCGCACCGTCGCTGCGCGATTCGATCCGGCTGGCGCGGAACGCCGCAAAGCTTGGCTATCACGGTCTGTCGGCGCTGCCGCCGCATTCCTATCCGTTCACCGATGCCGAAATCCTGGCCTATTATCGCGACCTTCAGGCGGCCACGGATCTGCCGCTGATCGTCTATGAGGTGCCGGTGCGCACCGGCCGCCCCATCGGCTTCGAGGTGCTGGTCGAGGTGCTGGGCCTGCCGAACGTGGCCGGGATCAAGTTCACCTCGAACGACATGTTCAAGCTGTCGATGCTGCGCCGCGCGCGCCCCGATTCCACCATGTTCTTCGGCTTTGACGAGATCTATCTGTCAGGTGCCGTGCTTGGCGCGGATGGCGGCATCGGGACGACCTATAACCTGTTGGGCAAGCTGTATGTGGCGCTGGACCGTGCCATCCGCGCCGGCGATCTGGCCCAGGCGCAAAGGCTGCAAACCGTCTCGGCCCGTTTCGTCGAGGCGCTGCTGCCCATCGGCGTCCTGCCGGGGATGAAGGCCGGTTTCCGCGCCATCGGGATCGAGATCGGCGCGACGCGCGCCCCGATGGCCGCGCGGACCGACGATGGCGATGCGCGCATGGCCGAAATCATGGCCCGCCCCGAATTCGCCGAATGGGTGGCGTGA
- a CDS encoding 50S ribosomal protein L11 methyltransferase, which translates to MPTFTALTHVAGRDAAEALAEACEDLAPEPVGVGVFEIEDGSDRWEVGVYFLERPDEVALALLAAAWGAEPFVVSELPEVDWVAHVRRELTPVEAGRFFVHGSHDADRVPEGVEALCIEAAMAFGTGHHDTTKGCLQALDRLATAGHDAHRIADIGCGTGVLAMAAARIWPVTVLASDSDRIAVDTAAANVIANGLSGRVECIEATGFDHPVLDEAAPFDLVLANILKQPLIDLAPQMARHVGASGKIILSGLLSDQAEEVIEAYRQHGFTLDRRDDLGEWATLTMTRGDG; encoded by the coding sequence ATGCCCACCTTCACCGCCCTGACCCATGTCGCCGGCCGCGACGCCGCCGAAGCCCTGGCCGAGGCGTGCGAGGATCTTGCCCCCGAACCGGTCGGCGTGGGCGTCTTCGAGATCGAGGACGGGTCGGACCGGTGGGAGGTCGGTGTCTATTTCCTGGAACGCCCCGACGAAGTTGCGCTGGCGCTGCTGGCCGCCGCGTGGGGGGCCGAGCCGTTCGTCGTCTCGGAATTGCCCGAGGTTGACTGGGTCGCCCATGTCCGGCGCGAACTGACGCCGGTCGAGGCGGGCCGGTTCTTCGTGCATGGCAGCCACGACGCCGACCGCGTGCCCGAGGGGGTCGAGGCGCTGTGCATCGAGGCGGCGATGGCCTTCGGCACCGGCCATCACGACACCACCAAGGGCTGTCTTCAGGCGTTGGACCGGCTGGCCACTGCCGGCCATGACGCGCACCGGATCGCCGATATCGGCTGCGGAACCGGGGTTCTGGCGATGGCCGCGGCGCGGATCTGGCCGGTCACCGTGCTGGCCAGCGACTCTGACCGGATCGCCGTCGATACGGCGGCGGCGAACGTGATCGCCAACGGCCTGTCGGGTCGCGTCGAATGTATCGAGGCAACCGGCTTCGACCATCCGGTTCTGGACGAGGCCGCGCCGTTCGATCTGGTGCTGGCCAATATCCTGAAACAGCCTTTGATCGACCTTGCGCCGCAGATGGCCCGCCATGTCGGGGCGTCAGGCAAGATCATCCTGTCCGGGCTGCTGTCCGATCAGGCGGAAGAGGTGATCGAGGCCTACCGTCAGCATGGCTTCACGCTGGATCGCCGCGACGATCTGGGCGAGTGGGCAACGCTGACGATGACGCGCGGGGATGGCTGA
- the msrA gene encoding peptide-methionine (S)-S-oxide reductase MsrA has translation MTTHAIFNRPLDAQAPQGFDQAIFGMGCYWGPERLFWQQHGVWLTEVGFAGGTARNPTYDQVCKGDTGHAEVVRIVYDSSQISYEHLLKLFWEHHDPTQGDRQGNDVGSQYRSLIMVFNDSQRAAAEASKVDYGNRLALEGFGKITTQIVDEGPFWPAPAEHQQYLEKNPGGYCALEGTGVEASLPNPDPI, from the coding sequence ATGACCACACATGCGATCTTCAACCGGCCGCTGGACGCGCAGGCGCCGCAGGGCTTCGACCAGGCGATTTTCGGCATGGGATGCTATTGGGGTCCCGAACGGCTGTTCTGGCAGCAGCACGGCGTCTGGCTGACCGAGGTGGGCTTTGCCGGCGGAACCGCCCGGAACCCGACCTACGATCAGGTGTGCAAGGGCGACACCGGCCATGCCGAGGTCGTGCGCATCGTCTATGACAGTTCGCAGATCAGCTATGAACATCTGCTGAAGCTGTTCTGGGAGCATCACGATCCGACGCAGGGCGACCGGCAGGGCAACGATGTCGGCTCGCAATATCGCAGCCTGATCATGGTGTTCAACGACAGCCAGCGCGCGGCCGCCGAGGCGTCGAAGGTGGATTACGGCAACCGCCTGGCGCTGGAAGGGTTCGGCAAGATCACCACGCAGATCGTCGATGAAGGCCCGTTCTGGCCCGCCCCGGCCGAGCATCAGCAATATCTGGAAAAGAACCCCGGCGGTTATTGCGCGCTTGAGGGCACCGGGGTAGAGGCGTCGTTGCCCAACCCGGACCCGATCTGA
- a CDS encoding tyrosine recombinase XerC yields the protein MTAPGPLALAPATAAALARWLEVEAATRDRSAHTITAYRADLLAFLSFLGGHHGAAATPRSLALLRQADMRAFAAAERARGLGARSLARRQSAVRGFLRWLSDREGHDLSAALAARSPKYARSLPRPLTPDQAREALEMVAAGHDTPWVAARDVAVMTMLWGCGLRISEALSLDGADWPFRDSLTITGKGGKQRNVPMLPVARDVVAAYLKLSPWRLAPEQPLFRGVRGGRLSGGQIAVALRRARAALGLPPSATPHALRHSFATHLLAAGGDLRTIQELLGHASLSTTQVYTAVDDAQLMKVYRAAHPRG from the coding sequence ATGACCGCGCCCGGCCCGCTGGCGCTGGCGCCCGCCACGGCGGCGGCGCTGGCGCGCTGGCTGGAGGTCGAGGCGGCGACGCGCGACCGCTCGGCCCACACGATCACCGCCTATCGCGCCGATCTGCTGGCGTTCCTGTCGTTTCTGGGCGGCCATCACGGTGCGGCCGCGACGCCGCGGTCGCTGGCCTTGCTGCGGCAGGCGGACATGCGCGCATTCGCGGCCGCCGAACGGGCGCGGGGCCTGGGCGCGCGGTCGCTGGCGCGCCGGCAATCGGCGGTGCGCGGGTTCCTGCGCTGGCTGTCCGACCGCGAGGGGCACGATCTCAGCGCCGCGCTGGCCGCGCGCAGCCCGAAATACGCCCGGTCGCTGCCGCGCCCGCTGACACCCGATCAGGCGCGCGAGGCGTTGGAAATGGTAGCGGCAGGCCATGACACGCCATGGGTCGCGGCGCGCGATGTGGCGGTGATGACAATGCTGTGGGGATGCGGCCTGCGGATTTCCGAGGCGCTGAGCCTTGACGGCGCGGACTGGCCGTTCCGCGACAGCCTGACGATCACCGGCAAGGGCGGCAAGCAGCGGAACGTGCCGATGCTGCCGGTGGCGCGCGATGTGGTCGCCGCCTATCTGAAGCTGTCGCCGTGGCGGCTGGCGCCCGAACAGCCGCTGTTTCGCGGCGTGCGCGGGGGTCGGCTGTCCGGCGGCCAGATCGCCGTTGCGCTGCGGCGGGCGCGGGCGGCACTGGGCCTGCCGCCCTCGGCCACGCCGCATGCGCTGCGCCATTCCTTCGCCACCCATCTTCTGGCGGCCGGCGGCGATCTGCGCACGATCCAGGAACTTCTGGGCCATGCCAGCCTGTCGACCACGCAGGTCTATACGGCGGTGGACGACGCGCAGTTGATGAAAGTCTATCGCGCCGCCCATCCGCGCGGCTAG
- a CDS encoding DUF484 family protein — MTAEPKAQPGLDPETRDRLLADPAAVLADRDVMRALVAAREAEIGDNVIDIRGRAMEALETRLDRLESQHESVIAAAYDNQSGTAVVHRAVIGLMESADLADFIDSLQAEIAPLLRIETLRLVVEDDPAIPNLPEDVVIAPEGAVGRIVAAGRRAPRGDDIVLRPASPITQPIHGRAVASEALLPLDLGARRPRALLVMGSADGQRFAPAHGTDLLRFFGQVFRLVLLARLRP, encoded by the coding sequence ATGACCGCCGAACCCAAGGCACAGCCGGGGCTGGACCCGGAAACGCGCGACCGGCTGCTGGCCGATCCCGCGGCGGTTCTGGCCGATCGCGACGTGATGCGCGCCCTTGTGGCCGCGCGCGAGGCCGAGATCGGCGACAATGTGATCGACATTCGCGGCCGCGCGATGGAGGCGCTGGAAACACGGCTGGACCGGCTGGAATCGCAGCATGAAAGCGTGATCGCCGCCGCCTATGACAACCAGTCGGGCACGGCGGTGGTGCATCGCGCGGTGATCGGGCTGATGGAATCGGCCGATCTGGCGGATTTCATCGACAGCCTGCAGGCCGAGATCGCGCCGCTGCTGCGGATCGAGACGCTGCGCCTGGTGGTCGAGGACGATCCCGCCATCCCCAACCTGCCCGAGGATGTGGTGATCGCGCCCGAGGGTGCGGTCGGACGGATCGTCGCGGCCGGACGGCGCGCGCCGCGCGGCGACGACATCGTGCTGCGCCCGGCCTCGCCGATCACGCAGCCGATCCACGGCCGGGCGGTCGCCTCCGAGGCGTTGTTGCCGCTGGATCTGGGGGCGCGGCGTCCGCGCGCGCTGCTGGTCATGGGCAGCGCCGACGGGCAGCGTTTCGCGCCCGCGCACGGCACCGATCTTCTGCGCTTTTTCGGGCAGGTGTTCCGGCTGGTGCTGCTGGCCCGTCTGCGGCCATGA
- the fsa gene encoding fructose-6-phosphate aldolase — protein MKFFVDTADVDAIRELNDLGMVDGVTTNPSLILKAGRDIAEVTREICDMVAGPVSAEVVAEKADDMIREGKHLAQIADNIAVKVPLTWDGLKACRALSDDGHMVNVTLCFSAAQAILAAKAGATFISPFIGRLDDIHLDGVDLIADIREIYDNYGYDTQILAASIRSVNHIVEVGKIGTDVITAPPAVIKAMAKHVLTDKGLEQFTADWAKTGQKIG, from the coding sequence ATGAAATTCTTCGTCGATACCGCCGATGTGGATGCGATCCGCGAGCTGAACGATTTGGGCATGGTGGACGGCGTGACCACCAACCCCTCGCTGATCCTGAAGGCCGGGCGCGACATCGCAGAGGTGACGCGCGAGATCTGCGACATGGTCGCCGGTCCCGTCTCGGCCGAGGTCGTGGCCGAGAAGGCCGACGACATGATCCGCGAGGGCAAGCACCTGGCGCAGATCGCCGACAATATCGCGGTCAAGGTGCCGCTGACCTGGGACGGGCTGAAAGCCTGCCGGGCGCTGTCCGATGACGGCCACATGGTCAACGTGACGCTGTGCTTTTCGGCCGCGCAGGCGATTCTGGCGGCCAAGGCCGGGGCGACCTTCATCAGCCCGTTCATCGGCCGGCTGGACGACATCCATCTGGACGGGGTGGACCTGATCGCCGATATCCGCGAGATCTATGACAATTACGGCTATGACACGCAGATCCTGGCGGCCTCGATCCGGTCGGTGAACCACATCGTCGAGGTCGGCAAGATCGGCACCGACGTCATCACCGCGCCCCCCGCCGTGATCAAGGCGATGGCAAAGCATGTCTTGACGGACAAGGGGCTTGAGCAGTTCACTGCGGACTGGGCAAAGACCGGTCAGAAGATCGGCTGA
- a CDS encoding primosomal protein N': protein MTDSPPAFFPARARIAVLTCEPVGVLDYLAPEQGVRQGQLVQVPLGPRRVLGLVWGEGQGDFDLSRLRPVAKVLDAEPFRPEFLDFLTRAADYTLTPPPLILRMATRAPDLDQPPAARPVIVPGNAAPQRMTAARQRVLDVMAQHGGAGFAPSELAQLAGVGSSVVKGLVAQGALTQIEAPRDAPYPRLDPARPGKPLAPDQQAAADRLRAAIRAGGYGTTLLRGVTGSGKTEVYLEAVAETLRAGRQALVLLPEIALSAEFLDRVEARFGARPGEWHSGITRSERRRLWHMAGRAQVGLVVGARSALFLPFRDLGLIVVDEEHDSSYKQEDVVFYNARDMAVLRASICKAQVVLASATPSLESWVNAASGKYARLDLHARFGSADLPDMAAIDLRAEDMKPGRWISPTLEGAVRSRLARGEQSLLFLNRRGFAPVTICRACGEQIGCHQCDARMVEHRFQNRLVCHQCGDTRPIPQACPSCGVAGKLAPVGPGVERIAEEVATLFPGARATVLSSDLFHSARALKDTIAQISGGDTDIIIGTQIVAKGHNFPRLTLVGAIDADLGLQGADLRAAERSFQLMRQVAGRAGRQAGTEPGSALLQTHQPDHPVIRAILSGQDEAFWDAEAAARQAAGMPPFGRLAGIILSHPDLGVVADFARHLAANAAPLVQAGAELWGPAPAPIARIRGRHRMRMLVHAPRQAPLQTALADWLAPHKPPANLRLAVDIDPQSFL, encoded by the coding sequence ATGACCGACAGTCCGCCCGCCTTCTTTCCCGCCCGCGCCCGGATCGCGGTGCTGACCTGCGAACCGGTGGGCGTGCTCGATTATCTGGCGCCCGAACAGGGCGTGCGGCAGGGCCAGCTTGTGCAGGTGCCACTGGGGCCGCGCCGCGTGCTGGGGCTTGTGTGGGGCGAGGGGCAGGGGGATTTCGACCTGTCCCGGCTGCGTCCGGTGGCGAAGGTTCTGGACGCCGAACCGTTCCGGCCCGAGTTTCTGGACTTCCTGACGCGGGCGGCGGATTACACCTTGACCCCGCCGCCGTTGATCCTGCGCATGGCCACGCGCGCGCCCGATCTGGACCAGCCGCCCGCTGCGCGCCCGGTGATCGTTCCGGGCAACGCCGCGCCGCAGCGCATGACGGCGGCGCGGCAGCGGGTTCTGGACGTGATGGCGCAACATGGCGGCGCCGGGTTTGCGCCCTCGGAACTGGCGCAGCTTGCGGGGGTGGGAAGCTCGGTCGTGAAAGGGCTGGTGGCGCAGGGCGCGCTGACCCAGATCGAGGCGCCGCGCGACGCGCCCTATCCGCGCCTCGATCCCGCGCGCCCCGGCAAGCCGCTGGCCCCCGATCAGCAGGCGGCGGCCGACCGTCTGCGCGCGGCGATCCGCGCGGGCGGCTATGGCACCACGCTGCTGCGCGGCGTCACCGGGTCGGGCAAGACCGAGGTCTATCTCGAGGCGGTGGCCGAAACCCTGCGCGCCGGTCGCCAGGCGCTGGTCCTGCTGCCCGAGATCGCGCTGTCGGCCGAGTTTCTGGACCGGGTCGAGGCGCGGTTCGGCGCCCGGCCCGGCGAATGGCACAGCGGCATCACCCGCAGCGAACGCCGTCGCCTGTGGCACATGGCCGGGCGGGCGCAGGTCGGGCTGGTGGTCGGCGCGCGATCAGCCCTGTTCCTGCCGTTCCGCGATCTGGGCCTGATCGTCGTCGATGAGGAACACGACAGCAGCTACAAGCAGGAGGACGTCGTCTTCTACAACGCCCGCGACATGGCGGTGCTGCGCGCGTCGATCTGCAAGGCGCAGGTGGTTCTGGCCTCGGCCACGCCCTCGCTGGAAAGCTGGGTCAACGCGGCCAGCGGCAAATATGCGCGGCTGGACCTGCATGCCCGCTTCGGCAGCGCGGATCTGCCCGACATGGCCGCCATCGACCTGCGGGCCGAGGACATGAAGCCGGGCCGCTGGATATCGCCGACGCTGGAAGGCGCGGTGCGGTCCCGGCTGGCGCGGGGCGAACAGTCGCTGCTGTTCCTGAACCGTCGCGGCTTTGCGCCGGTCACAATCTGCCGCGCCTGCGGCGAACAGATCGGCTGCCACCAATGCGATGCGCGGATGGTCGAACACCGGTTCCAGAACCGGCTTGTCTGCCATCAATGCGGCGACACGCGCCCGATTCCGCAAGCCTGTCCGTCCTGCGGGGTGGCGGGCAAGCTGGCGCCGGTCGGCCCGGGCGTCGAACGCATCGCCGAAGAGGTCGCAACGCTGTTTCCGGGTGCCAGGGCCACGGTGCTGTCGTCGGACCTGTTCCACTCGGCTCGCGCGCTGAAGGATACCATCGCGCAGATCTCGGGCGGCGATACCGACATCATCATCGGCACGCAGATCGTGGCCAAGGGGCACAATTTCCCCCGCCTGACGCTGGTCGGCGCGATCGACGCCGATCTGGGATTGCAGGGCGCCGATCTGCGCGCGGCCGAGCGCAGTTTCCAGCTGATGCGGCAGGTGGCCGGCCGGGCAGGGCGGCAGGCCGGCACCGAGCCCGGATCGGCGCTGCTTCAGACCCATCAGCCCGACCATCCGGTGATCCGCGCGATCCTGTCGGGTCAGGATGAGGCGTTCTGGGACGCCGAGGCGGCTGCGCGGCAAGCGGCCGGGATGCCGCCGTTCGGCCGTCTGGCGGGGATCATCCTGTCGCATCCCGATCTGGGCGTGGTCGCCGATTTCGCGCGCCATCTCGCCGCGAATGCCGCGCCGCTTGTGCAGGCCGGGGCCGAGCTGTGGGGGCCGGCGCCCGCACCCATCGCCCGGATCAGGGGCCGTCACCGGATGCGGATGCTGGTCCACGCCCCGCGTCAGGCACCGTTGCAGACCGCGCTGGCCGACTGGCTTGCGCCCCACAAGCCGCCGGCCAATCTGCGGCTGGCGGTCGACATCGACCCGCAAAGCTTTCTGTGA
- a CDS encoding lytic transglycosylase domain-containing protein has protein sequence MRRALVMLALIAGFAVSSAAARPAVDARAGRPPVRQGEDLRCTDDGRDCVRLEHYAADVCKLIERNAAERGLDPSFLARLLWKESRFEPGAVSPVGALGIAQFMPGTADLYDLDDPFNPAQAIAKSAWYLGHLSSMFGNIGLAAIAYNGGENRAARFIARQTTLPYETLDYVEAITGHNALRWRDNPPGADDLRLALAPGQDFRPACEEMAGNRSLREFIVQPRVFPWGVIVASHPSRSGAAQQVARLNRSLHPILGGKRVGYVRKKLNGLPRAVYTAQVGYDSKKEAAEFCLRLRRVGGRCIVLSN, from the coding sequence TTGCGCCGCGCCCTTGTCATGCTTGCCCTGATCGCCGGTTTCGCCGTCAGTTCGGCCGCGGCGCGCCCGGCGGTCGATGCCCGCGCCGGACGCCCGCCGGTCAGACAAGGCGAGGATCTGCGCTGCACCGATGACGGGCGCGATTGCGTGCGGCTGGAACATTACGCCGCCGATGTCTGCAAGCTGATCGAACGCAACGCCGCCGAACGCGGGCTGGACCCCAGCTTTCTGGCCCGGCTTCTGTGGAAGGAAAGCCGGTTCGAACCCGGCGCGGTCAGCCCGGTCGGCGCGTTGGGGATCGCCCAGTTCATGCCCGGTACCGCCGATCTTTACGATCTGGACGATCCGTTCAATCCGGCGCAGGCGATCGCGAAATCGGCGTGGTATCTGGGCCATCTCAGCAGCATGTTCGGCAATATCGGGCTGGCCGCCATCGCCTATAACGGCGGCGAGAACCGTGCCGCGCGCTTTATCGCCCGGCAGACCACGCTGCCCTATGAGACGCTGGATTACGTCGAGGCCATCACCGGCCACAACGCCCTGCGCTGGCGCGACAACCCGCCGGGCGCCGACGATCTGCGGCTGGCGCTGGCGCCCGGACAGGATTTCCGCCCCGCATGCGAGGAAATGGCCGGCAATCGCAGCCTGCGCGAGTTCATCGTGCAGCCGCGCGTCTTCCCCTGGGGGGTGATCGTGGCCAGCCACCCCAGTCGCTCGGGCGCGGCGCAGCAGGTGGCGCGGCTGAACCGCAGCCTGCATCCGATCCTTGGCGGCAAGCGCGTGGGCTATGTCCGCAAGAAGCTGAACGGGCTGCCGCGCGCGGTGTATACGGCGCAGGTCGGCTATGACAGCAAGAAAGAGGCGGCGGAATTCTGTCTCAGGCTGCGGCGCGTCGGCGGCCGCTGCATCGTGCTGAGCAACTGA